In Pseudoduganella albidiflava, a single window of DNA contains:
- the thiL gene encoding thiamine-phosphate kinase: protein MLSEFDLIKQYFVRPARAAKAQLGIGDDCALLGLAPGRSFAISSDMLVEGRHFFAGEDPYRLGHKSLAVNLSDLAAMGAQPAGFTLALALPAADRDWLAGFSAGLFALADAHDCELIGGDTTKGPLNICITVFGEVAQGQALRRDAAQPGDDIWVSGTLGDARLALAGLRGEVALAPEAQQLAGTRLHLPTPRVALGRLLAERGLARAAIDISDGLVGDLGHILERSGVGATIDIDALPAGPALAMSPAAQDVTLRRACTAAGGDDYELCFTAAPAQRAAILAAGAACGTPVTRVGRIDASPGLQLTDGQGAPLELRLAGFDHFGTGK, encoded by the coding sequence ATGCTCTCCGAATTCGACCTGATCAAACAGTATTTCGTGCGCCCCGCGCGCGCCGCCAAGGCCCAGCTGGGCATCGGCGACGATTGCGCGCTGCTGGGCCTCGCGCCCGGCCGGTCGTTCGCGATCTCTTCCGACATGCTGGTGGAAGGCCGCCATTTCTTCGCCGGCGAGGATCCGTACCGCCTCGGCCATAAAAGCCTGGCCGTGAACCTGTCCGACCTGGCGGCGATGGGCGCGCAGCCGGCCGGCTTCACGCTGGCGCTGGCCCTGCCCGCCGCCGACCGCGACTGGCTGGCCGGCTTTTCCGCCGGGCTGTTCGCGCTGGCCGATGCGCACGACTGCGAACTGATCGGTGGCGACACCACCAAGGGCCCGCTCAATATCTGCATCACCGTGTTCGGCGAAGTGGCGCAAGGCCAGGCGCTGCGCCGCGACGCGGCCCAGCCCGGCGACGATATCTGGGTGTCCGGCACGCTGGGCGATGCGCGCCTGGCCCTGGCCGGCCTGCGCGGCGAAGTGGCGCTCGCGCCGGAGGCGCAGCAACTGGCCGGGACGCGCCTGCATCTGCCCACCCCGCGCGTGGCGCTGGGCCGCCTGCTGGCCGAGCGCGGCCTGGCACGCGCCGCGATCGACATTTCCGACGGCCTGGTGGGCGACCTCGGCCACATCCTGGAGCGCTCCGGCGTCGGCGCCACGATCGATATCGATGCGCTGCCCGCCGGCCCCGCCCTGGCCATGTCCCCAGCCGCCCAGGACGTCACGCTGCGCCGCGCCTGCACGGCAGCCGGGGGCGACGACTACGAGCTGTGCTTCACTGCCGCGCCGGCGCAGCGGGCCGCCATCCTGGCCGCCGGCGCGGCGTGCGGCACGCCGGTCACGCGCGTAGGCCGCATCGACGCCTCGCCCGGCCTGCAACTGACGGATGGCCAGGGCGCGCCGCTCGAACTGCGGCTGGCCGGCTTCGATCACTTCGGCACCGGCAAGTAG
- a CDS encoding EAL domain-containing protein — translation MISRADIQNASILIVDDQPVNVQLLEYLLQSTGYTHVSSTTDPRVVAGWHEQYNYDIIILDLQMPGMDGFAVMAALRPLEPDGYLPVLVVTAEPDKKQAALDAGARDFVSKPFDPVEVLTRIRNLIEVRLMQREARFHNIVLERTVRERTADLQRFRTAMDATADAIFLIEPQSMRFVDVNDGAARMLGYTRQQLMAQDPARIGLGSQESLREHADAAPGADADARAPVLLETELLRHDHATVPVEIYWQVQQGGLAQHDGTQGPAQSSAQSADLQRTLICVARDISERRVAEERLQHAAHYDSLTGLPNRKLFYRTLGDAIDLARDKEWRIVVLFIGLDRFKNINDSLGAAMGDELLREFAGRLVQSARIRDTVGRLGGDEFGLILTMQRDQQDAVLVANEVREALRSPFQLGGHQATMTASIGIAVYPDDAADPETLVKYANTAMSQAKEAGSDAYRFFTAGMNVQVLARLDLEMALRRALDQDELELHYQPKVNLLTGRVSGAEALLRWNRPGHGTVYPAEFVGVLEDTGLIVRTGNWIIDAACRQIAEWMASPVGPVNVAVNVASRQFIEGDLEQEVKEALQRHGVPPDLLELELTETALMSNAERTIDVLTKLRLLGVKVAIDDFGTGYSSLAYLQRFPIDKLKIDIAFVRNIVTNPNDAAIALAIISMAHSLKLRVVAEGVETRPQLEFLRRNRCDEVQGFFFSRGLNVLSFGQLVVGGKSLPPDPNLATEPPQTLLIVDDDVNVLSSLHRLFRRDGYRILTASSPTEGFDLLALHPVQVIVCDQRMPVMSGTEFLSKVKDMYPDTIRIILSGYTGLEAMLDSINRGAIYRFYTKPWDDVQLRDNIRLAFHHYWLMHGSGKQAGQPGDHTALPGR, via the coding sequence ATGATCAGCCGGGCCGATATCCAGAACGCGAGCATCCTGATCGTCGACGACCAGCCCGTCAACGTGCAGCTGCTGGAATACCTGCTGCAGTCGACGGGCTACACGCACGTCAGTTCCACCACCGATCCGCGCGTGGTGGCGGGGTGGCACGAGCAATACAACTACGACATCATCATCCTCGACCTGCAGATGCCCGGCATGGACGGCTTCGCCGTGATGGCCGCCTTGCGTCCGCTCGAGCCGGACGGCTACCTGCCCGTGCTGGTGGTGACCGCCGAGCCGGACAAGAAGCAGGCCGCGCTGGACGCCGGCGCGCGCGACTTCGTCAGCAAGCCGTTCGACCCGGTCGAAGTGCTGACGCGGATCCGCAACCTGATCGAAGTGCGGCTGATGCAGCGCGAAGCCAGGTTCCACAACATCGTCCTGGAACGCACGGTACGCGAGCGCACCGCCGACCTGCAGCGCTTCCGCACCGCCATGGATGCGACGGCCGACGCGATCTTCCTGATCGAACCGCAATCGATGCGCTTCGTCGACGTCAACGACGGCGCCGCCCGCATGCTGGGCTATACGCGCCAGCAACTGATGGCGCAGGATCCGGCGCGGATCGGCCTGGGCAGCCAGGAGTCGCTGCGCGAGCACGCCGACGCCGCGCCCGGTGCCGACGCCGATGCGCGCGCGCCGGTGCTGCTGGAAACCGAGCTGCTGCGCCATGACCATGCCACGGTGCCGGTGGAAATCTATTGGCAGGTACAGCAGGGCGGGCTGGCGCAGCATGACGGTACGCAGGGCCCCGCGCAGTCTTCCGCGCAGTCTGCCGATCTTCAGCGCACGCTGATCTGCGTGGCGCGCGACATTTCCGAGCGGCGCGTGGCCGAGGAGCGCCTGCAGCACGCGGCCCACTACGACAGCCTGACCGGCCTGCCCAACCGCAAGCTGTTCTACCGTACGCTGGGCGATGCGATCGACCTGGCGCGCGACAAGGAATGGCGCATCGTCGTCCTGTTCATCGGCCTGGACCGCTTCAAGAACATCAACGATTCGCTGGGCGCGGCGATGGGCGACGAGCTGCTGCGCGAGTTCGCCGGCCGGCTGGTGCAATCGGCGCGCATCCGCGACACCGTGGGCCGGCTGGGCGGCGACGAATTCGGCCTGATCCTGACGATGCAGCGCGACCAGCAGGACGCGGTGCTGGTGGCGAACGAGGTGCGCGAGGCGCTCCGCTCGCCGTTCCAGCTGGGCGGGCACCAGGCCACGATGACGGCCTCGATCGGCATCGCCGTGTATCCGGACGACGCGGCCGATCCGGAAACGCTGGTGAAGTATGCCAACACGGCGATGAGCCAGGCGAAGGAGGCGGGCAGCGATGCCTACCGCTTCTTCACGGCGGGCATGAACGTGCAGGTGCTGGCGCGGCTCGACCTGGAAATGGCGCTGCGCCGCGCGCTCGACCAGGACGAACTGGAACTGCATTACCAGCCGAAGGTGAACCTGCTGACGGGCCGGGTGTCCGGCGCGGAGGCGCTGCTGCGCTGGAACCGGCCCGGGCACGGCACCGTGTACCCGGCCGAATTCGTCGGCGTGCTGGAAGATACCGGCCTGATCGTCCGGACCGGCAACTGGATCATCGACGCGGCCTGCCGGCAGATCGCCGAGTGGATGGCCTCGCCGGTGGGGCCGGTGAACGTGGCGGTCAACGTGGCGTCGCGCCAGTTCATCGAAGGCGACCTGGAACAGGAGGTGAAGGAAGCGCTGCAGCGCCACGGCGTGCCGCCCGACCTGCTGGAACTGGAACTGACGGAAACGGCGCTGATGTCGAACGCCGAGCGCACGATCGACGTGCTGACCAAGCTGCGCCTGCTCGGCGTGAAGGTGGCGATCGACGATTTCGGCACCGGCTATTCCTCGCTGGCCTACCTGCAGCGCTTCCCGATCGACAAGCTGAAGATCGACATCGCCTTCGTGCGCAATATCGTCACCAACCCGAACGACGCGGCGATCGCTCTGGCCATCATCAGCATGGCCCACAGCCTGAAGTTGCGGGTGGTGGCGGAAGGCGTGGAAACGCGGCCGCAGCTGGAGTTCCTGCGCCGTAACCGCTGCGACGAGGTGCAGGGTTTCTTCTTCAGCCGCGGCCTGAACGTGCTGTCGTTCGGCCAGCTGGTGGTGGGCGGCAAGTCGCTGCCGCCGGATCCGAACCTGGCCACCGAGCCGCCGCAAACGCTGCTGATCGTCGATGACGACGTCAACGTGCTGTCGTCGCTGCACCGGCTGTTCCGGCGCGACGGCTACCGGATCCTGACGGCTTCCTCGCCCACCGAGGGCTTCGACCTGCTGGCGCTGCACCCGGTGCAGGTGATCGTGTGCGACCAGCGCATGCCGGTAATGAGCGGTACCGAATTCCTCAGCAAGGTGAAGGACATGTACCCGGACACGATCCGCATCATCCTGTCCGGCTACACGGGGCTCGAAGCGATGCTCGATTCGATCAACAGGGGGGCGATCTACCGCTTCTACACCAAGCCCTGGGACGACGTGCAACTGCGCGACAACATCCGCCTGGCTTTCCACCATTACTGGCTGATGCACGGCAGCGGCAAGCAGGCCGGCCAGCCCGGGGACCACACGGCGCTACCGGGCCGCTGA